CGTCATGGAAGATTTTTACAACGGTTCTTAAGATTATTCAACGGTAATTTATCGAATCAAAGAGATTTTTATGAATGATTACCGTATAAAATGTCTAGAAGACCGTCATCTATATTGTAGATATGCACGAAATAAGATGTAATTCTACCGGAGGACTCAACTGTGAGCGGTAGAGCGGACGTCATTTGGGGATTTTTCTTATATCGGTTGTGTCCAAAGTTTGGAAGGTCACGTGCAGTGGACTGCCCTTCAAATTTGGTAAATTACGGGTTTCGAAAGCCAGTGGAGAGCTTAGGCACGCTCGTTTCGCGCTTGAAGCCTCTTTGCCAAACATGCAACTTTATTGCCCAGCTAGTTCAAGGTAAATTAAGATTGAGAGACATGGGGCTCACGTTTAAAAAACCTGAAAGCCCAATCCACACCCCAAACCATGGTGCGAACTATGGGACTTGAACCCATACGCCCCGAAGGACTCGAGATTTTAAGTCTCGTGCGTCTACCATTCCGCCAAGCTCGCTTTGCAGCTCGCCGTCTAGCATGGGCGGGGGTTTGCGGAAAGTCTCTTTATCGCGCCAGAAGCGCCGCTGTGTTCTTTTTCAGCCACGTCTGATGATGGCGGCGCTGCGTGTCAAACTGGTCGACATAATCCCAGAAATCCCGGCTGTGATTAAAGTGCTTCAGGTGCTCCAATTCATGGATGATGATGCTGTCCCGCACCGCCTCCGGCATCAGGATCAGCCGCCAGCACAGCATGATGCGCCCTTTTGAGGAGCAACTGCCCCAGCGGCTGCGCGTGACGCGCATGCGTTCCGCCCAGATGAAAACGCGCGGACGGGGGGTCGCAATGGGTCCTCCCCCAGCCAATCAACAATATGGCGCTCCAGCGGGCTGGCATAACGTTCACTGATAATCCGCCCGCGCCCGGATATCCCCGCCTGGTGCACGGACTCCCGGTGGCTAGTGAGAAGGGGGTGCCAGTCCGGTAACGGCTTTCCCTCATCCATCAGGCGATAGGCGCAGCTAGGGGGCAGCCAGTCGATCTCATGCACCATTTTCGGCGTCAGGGCGATGCAGTCCGGCACCTTGCGAAAGCGCTCGCTATATGAAGCGCATTGACATGTATTGAGGTCGAGAAGGCGGCAGGCCACGTCGGTAAACATCAGCGTATCCGTATCTTCATCCCGCAATTTATGCAGACAGCACAGGCCGCAACCATCGCAAAGGCGTTCCCATTCGGAAGGGGATAATTCTGAAAGCCGTTTGGTCTCCCAGAAGCGCTCAGTATTTGTCATCGTCAGTCACAGGTCCAGTTCAGGCCGAAATAAGAGGCTTGCCGACGCTGAAGACCATGTTTTTAGACCTTATTC
This DNA window, taken from Acetobacteraceae bacterium, encodes the following:
- a CDS encoding YcgN family cysteine cluster protein codes for the protein MTNTERFWETKRLSELSPSEWERLCDGCGLCCLHKLRDEDTDTLMFTDVACRLLDLNTCQCASYSERFRKVPDCIALTPKMVHEIDWLPPSCAYRLMDEGKPLPDWHPLLTSHRESVHQAGISGRGRIISERYASPLERHIVDWLGEDPLRPPVRAFSSGRNACASRAAAGAVAPQKGASCCAGG
- a CDS encoding M48 family metallopeptidase, which translates into the protein MLCWRLILMPEAVRDSIIIHELEHLKHFNHSRDFWDYVDQFDTQRRHHQTWLKKNTAALLAR